TTCAGACGGACGCCCCTTTTTCCTTGCGACGCATCAAAAGGATGCGGGCTGACGCGTCCTATCTCAGACCTCGGGGGCACCGGGCTTTGGGATGGTCCCTGCCCGGTCCTTGCGCGTTTCATCCCACGCCGGAACAAAATCGACCGGCGCGTGTTGCCTTTCAAACGGCACAACCGCAACCGGAGGACGCACCATGGCTCTCAACTCTCTTCATGACGTATATATCGACCAGCTTCAGGACATTCACAGCGCCTGCAAACAGTCCAGCGGCGTGACCCGCAAGCTGGCCGACGCCGCCACGGACCCATCCCTCAAGGACGCGCTGGAACGCGGGGTCGAGGGGATCGAGCGGGGCATGGACACGCTCAGCCACATCATCAAGGGCCATGATGCCGACCCTGAGGGCGAGCATTGCAAGGGCATGGAAGGTCTGGTCAAGGAAGCGCGCGCACACGGGTTGGAGCAGGACTTTGGCGACAGTGCCGCACAGGATGCGATGATCATCACGCAATACCAGCGCATGGCGCATTAC
This DNA window, taken from uncultured Tateyamaria sp., encodes the following:
- a CDS encoding ferritin-like domain-containing protein, with the protein product MALNSLHDVYIDQLQDIHSACKQSSGVTRKLADAATDPSLKDALERGVEGIERGMDTLSHIIKGHDADPEGEHCKGMEGLVKEARAHGLEQDFGDSAAQDAMIITQYQRMAHYAIAGYGSCLAFARRMDHGDDVSKLEECLNKSYDGDRAMTDLATGTINKDAA